One part of the Bacillus sp. FJAT-45350 genome encodes these proteins:
- a CDS encoding FliA/WhiG family RNA polymerase sigma factor, translating to MANSSTIEEKKLWQKWMNDRDSESADSLIRLYMPLVKYHVNRISAGLPRNINKEDLISHGMMGLYDALEKFDVNRDLKFDTYASFRIRGAILDGLRKEDWLPRSMREKAKKIEITIERLEQLLGRTVKVEEIAKEIGMGEEEVTHVMSESFYANMLSMDEKTNDSERDETYKSTIEDKKIVTPEDNVMQDATREELVEVIKQLNEREQMVISLFYYEELTLTEIGQVLNLSTSRISQIHSKALFRLQQVLSKPGK from the coding sequence AAGCTATGGCAAAAGTGGATGAATGACCGTGATAGCGAATCAGCTGATTCATTAATTCGCCTTTACATGCCTCTAGTAAAGTATCATGTCAATCGAATTTCTGCAGGGCTTCCTAGAAATATTAATAAAGAAGATCTTATTAGTCATGGAATGATGGGATTGTATGACGCATTAGAAAAGTTTGACGTAAATCGAGACCTTAAGTTTGATACATATGCATCTTTTAGAATAAGAGGTGCTATTCTTGATGGTTTAAGAAAAGAGGATTGGTTACCTCGTTCAATGAGAGAAAAAGCTAAAAAAATTGAAATAACAATAGAAAGATTAGAACAATTGTTAGGGCGTACTGTGAAAGTTGAAGAAATAGCAAAAGAGATAGGCATGGGTGAAGAAGAAGTAACACATGTCATGTCTGAAAGCTTTTATGCAAATATGCTATCGATGGATGAGAAGACAAACGATTCAGAACGTGATGAAACCTACAAATCGACAATTGAAGATAAGAAGATAGTGACACCAGAAGATAATGTGATGCAGGATGCCACTAGAGAAGAACTTGTCGAGGTAATAAAACAACTTAACGAACGAGAACAAATGGTCATTAGTCTTTTTTATTATGAAGAGCTTACTCTAACTGAAATAGGTCAAGTGTTAAACCTTTCTACATCTAGAATTTCACAAATACATTCAAAGGCATTATTTCGATTACAACAAGTTTTATCAAAGCCGGGTAAATAG
- a CDS encoding FapA family protein, with protein MTKIEQFFKISIAKNKMMATIVQLNALNDDVIVTKESLIEFLNENEVLFGIDETKIEDIVVMVNEEKEITDPITIANGIAPSNGEDAYLVPVQFSSKREHSDNVQQVDLKKVIDIPAVTQEDLVGEKMAATEGAPGRTVTDEEVPPQPGKDFILRAGKNTRLSEDRMKVFAIVDGQVSVEKKVIHVYPVYEINGDIDMSVGNIDFVGNVNIRGSVPAGFSIKAKGDIRIHGTVEAATLESNGSIFVSQGIVAQGGGLIKAKQDLHTSFINQGNIVVDGDIHVTQGIMHSNCTAGGSVYCNEGRGNIVGGVTSAAKDIIAKEIGNSMHTATSLYVGTQKQILEKEKELENIIKEATDEIEKLNKLLQMYELKAQNGIALSTKERIMKLRVRSTLQLSNSKIEVSQEELKELREQLEDSEKGSVIVEGAIHPNADVNFGKYRRKISSKHQFTKITLVDSEIKVLTL; from the coding sequence GTGACTAAAATAGAGCAGTTTTTCAAAATCTCCATTGCAAAAAATAAAATGATGGCTACTATCGTTCAATTAAATGCTTTAAATGATGATGTTATTGTAACAAAAGAATCACTTATAGAGTTTCTAAATGAAAACGAGGTCTTATTTGGTATAGATGAAACCAAAATAGAAGACATTGTAGTAATGGTTAACGAAGAAAAAGAAATAACGGATCCTATTACAATTGCTAATGGTATCGCTCCATCTAATGGGGAAGATGCTTACTTAGTACCTGTACAGTTTTCTAGTAAACGAGAACATAGTGACAATGTACAACAAGTTGACCTGAAGAAGGTTATTGATATTCCAGCGGTAACTCAAGAGGATTTAGTTGGAGAGAAGATGGCAGCAACAGAAGGCGCTCCAGGAAGAACAGTTACCGACGAAGAAGTCCCACCACAACCAGGTAAAGATTTTATTCTAAGAGCTGGAAAGAATACTAGATTAAGTGAAGATAGAATGAAGGTTTTTGCTATTGTTGATGGTCAAGTGAGTGTTGAAAAAAAGGTTATTCATGTATATCCTGTTTATGAAATAAACGGTGATATTGATATGAGTGTTGGGAATATTGATTTTGTTGGAAACGTTAACATTAGAGGGAGTGTTCCTGCTGGTTTCTCGATTAAGGCTAAGGGAGATATCCGTATTCATGGAACTGTCGAAGCAGCTACTCTAGAATCAAATGGTTCAATCTTTGTTTCTCAAGGTATCGTAGCTCAAGGTGGGGGATTAATTAAGGCTAAACAAGATTTACATACCTCTTTTATCAACCAAGGGAATATAGTAGTAGATGGTGACATCCATGTGACACAAGGAATAATGCATAGTAATTGTACAGCAGGTGGAAGTGTCTATTGTAACGAAGGTAGAGGAAATATTGTTGGTGGTGTAACTTCTGCTGCAAAGGATATCATTGCTAAGGAAATAGGAAACTCAATGCATACAGCTACTTCTTTGTATGTTGGGACGCAAAAGCAAATATTAGAAAAAGAGAAAGAGTTAGAAAACATAATAAAAGAAGCAACGGATGAAATAGAAAAGCTTAATAAACTACTTCAGATGTATGAGCTAAAAGCTCAGAACGGTATTGCACTATCAACCAAAGAAAGAATTATGAAGCTTCGTGTACGTAGTACATTACAGTTATCGAATAGTAAAATCGAAGTTTCTCAAGAAGAATTAAAAGAATTACGAGAGCAATTAGAAGATAGTGAAAAAGGAAGCGTTATTGTAGAAGGTGCTATACATCCTAATGCCGATGTTAATTTCGGTAAGTATCGTCGGAAAATTTCGTCAAAACATCAATTCACCAAAATAACATTGGTTGATAGTGAAATTAAAGTCTTAACACTGTAG
- the rpsB gene encoding 30S ribosomal protein S2 — protein sequence MAVISMKQLLEAGVHFGHQTRRWNPKMDRYIFTERNGIYIIDLQKTVKKVEEAYNFVRNLAADGGKVLFVGTKKQAQDSVKEEAERCGMYFINQRWLGGTLTNFETIQKRITRLKKLEKMQEDGTFDVLPKKEVILLNKEMDRLEKFLGGIKDMKGVPDALFVIDPRKERIAIAEAHKLNIPIVAIVDTNCDPDEIDYVIPGNDDAIRAVKLLTGKMADAIIEANSVNEQQEAAVQEQTV from the coding sequence GTGGCAGTTATTTCCATGAAACAATTATTAGAAGCTGGGGTACACTTCGGTCATCAAACACGTCGTTGGAACCCAAAAATGGATCGCTACATCTTCACAGAAAGAAATGGTATTTACATTATTGACCTTCAAAAGACGGTTAAAAAAGTTGAGGAAGCTTACAATTTCGTAAGAAACCTTGCTGCTGACGGAGGAAAAGTTCTTTTCGTTGGTACTAAAAAGCAAGCTCAAGATTCAGTTAAAGAAGAAGCTGAGCGTTGTGGTATGTATTTCATCAATCAACGTTGGTTAGGTGGAACTTTAACTAACTTTGAAACAATCCAAAAACGTATTACACGTTTAAAAAAACTTGAGAAAATGCAAGAAGACGGTACTTTTGATGTGCTTCCTAAGAAAGAAGTAATTCTTCTTAACAAGGAAATGGATCGTCTTGAAAAGTTCTTAGGTGGAATTAAAGATATGAAGGGTGTACCTGATGCACTATTCGTAATTGATCCACGTAAAGAGCGCATTGCTATTGCAGAAGCTCATAAATTAAACATCCCAATCGTTGCGATTGTTGATACGAATTGTGATCCTGATGAAATTGATTACGTTATCCCTGGTAACGATGATGCAATTCGCGCTGTTAAATTATTAACTGGTAAAATGGCTGATGCTATCATCGAAGCTAACTCTGTTAATGAGCAGCAAGAAGCTGCAGTGCAAGAACAAACAGTTTAA
- the tsf gene encoding translation elongation factor Ts, with product MAVTAAMVKELREKTGAGMMDCKKALTETDGDMEKAIDLLREKGIAKAAKKADRIAAEGLTFVKAEGNKAAIVEVNSETDFVAKNDNFKNLVAELAEHVLSQNPASVEEALTQPFKGAGDSVQEFINTQIAKIGEKISLRRFEVVEKTDADAFGAYLHMGGRIGVLTVLEGTTDEELAKDIAMHVAAINPTYVSRDEVSQEEVSREREVLKQQALNEGKPENIVEKMVEGRLSKYFEQVCLLDQPFVKDGDQKVSKFVQNKGGSVKSFVRYEVGEGMEKREDNFAEEVMSQVKK from the coding sequence ATGGCAGTAACAGCAGCTATGGTAAAAGAATTACGTGAAAAAACTGGTGCAGGTATGATGGATTGTAAGAAAGCATTAACAGAAACTGATGGTGATATGGAAAAAGCAATTGATCTACTTCGTGAGAAGGGTATTGCAAAAGCAGCTAAAAAAGCAGACCGTATTGCTGCAGAAGGCTTAACTTTTGTTAAAGCTGAAGGTAACAAAGCTGCAATCGTTGAAGTAAACTCAGAAACTGACTTCGTTGCAAAAAATGACAACTTCAAAAATCTTGTTGCTGAATTAGCTGAGCATGTATTATCTCAAAACCCAGCTTCAGTCGAAGAAGCATTAACACAACCTTTCAAAGGTGCTGGAGATTCTGTACAAGAATTCATTAATACACAAATCGCTAAAATTGGAGAAAAAATCTCTTTACGTCGTTTTGAAGTTGTAGAAAAAACTGATGCTGATGCTTTCGGTGCATACTTACACATGGGTGGACGAATTGGAGTATTAACAGTATTAGAAGGAACGACTGATGAAGAGTTAGCTAAAGATATCGCAATGCACGTTGCAGCTATTAACCCAACATATGTATCACGTGATGAAGTTTCTCAAGAAGAAGTTTCACGCGAGCGTGAAGTTCTTAAGCAACAAGCTTTAAATGAAGGTAAACCAGAAAACATCGTTGAAAAAATGGTAGAAGGCCGTCTTAGCAAATACTTCGAGCAAGTATGTTTACTTGACCAACCATTTGTTAAAGATGGTGACCAAAAAGTTAGTAAGTTCGTACAGAACAAAGGTGGAAGCGTGAAGTCATTCGTTCGTTATGAAGTTGGAGAAGGAATGGAAAAACGTGAAGACAACTTCGCTGAAGAAGTAATGTCTCAAGTGAAGAAGTAA